A section of the Drosophila sechellia strain sech25 chromosome 3L, ASM438219v1, whole genome shotgun sequence genome encodes:
- the LOC6610176 gene encoding tyrosine-protein phosphatase 1: MFERFRLNNLTRTFRLRGGGPELARDKKTPQRQQCVTVLFLDDITHTFRIEKRAKGSELLDQVFQYLELSERDYFGLLFPQKPGDVVRWVDAQKQFKKQCSSVSLDNDAVPLLEFRVKFFVSDPSRLQEEFTRYQFYLQIKRHILLGKLPCSSNTQCLLASYTVQSELGDFNASEHQPGYLSGMQLLCDQTTEAERKVGELHKLHRGQLPADAEYNYLEHAKRLELYGIDLHRATDSNGKELQLGVSAVGLLVFQHSLRVNTFSWSKMVKVSFKRKDFFIQLRREPSENYDTLLGFGMSSHKHAKALWKSCVEHHSFFRLKRPHRLSRFLNISLGSKFYYSGRTELQAVQESKQRGRIHKVFVRSPSKRLLGAAGGVGTSGSSGGTPMQQHSGSESANSHNNGKPAGAGTILTITKTSRPHDNKVTSKEADSMPRKAWEQQSDEYDIQLDVGFIEQCTRRFESASPSPMPPAYSSGQHSPLLLPTTIADAVGHQQPESGSDLITIRLQADEQGRYGFNVKGGVDLSLPVQVSKVVPHTPADRCTPRVCEGDEVLMINGRDVHGLRHDQVVAMIRDCRHQASGELLLTVRPQRSAPLLLEEEPLYQYVPESDEIGSHSNLLDGDALFTQSLLLLSDGLASGALLAQYELMYRKNPDLAITEARKPANAPKNRYRDISPYDCTRVSLVNSLTGDYINANYVNMEIPGGAVNRYIATQGPLASTTTDFWRMVQQESSHLLVMLTTVMESGRQKCHQYWPVTGEELQLAEGFSVRCLSEKPDETGSFVFREFVLKDKHEQRHIHHMQYLAWPDHCVPSDPNLFLEFTERVRAARNRTLLQEIEESLKQVRLMDADADADENGGLMRERKCAASNGATPEDETPVSTSVHQCISAANPPVIVHCSAGIGRTGVLILMDTALALMEAREPVYPLDIVRTMRDQRACMVQNVSQYRFVCECICAAYMKISRSSAAINDDED; this comes from the exons ATGTTTGAGCGCTTTCGACTGAACAACCTGACTAGAACCTTTCGCCTGCGAGGAGGCGGCCCAGAACTGGCGCGCGACAAGAAGACCCCGCAACGGCAGCAATGCGTCACCGTCCTGTTCCTAGATGACATCACGCACACCTTTCGGATCGAG AAACGTGCGAAAGGCTCTGAACTCCTGGATCAGGTCTTTCAATATCTCGAGTTATCCGAAAGGGACTACTTTGGTCTACTATTTCCACAGAAGCCGGGTGACGTCGTG AGATGGGTTGATGCTCAGAAGCAGTTTAAGAAGCAATGCAGCAGCGTTTCCCTCGACAACGATGCCGTACCATTATTAGAGTTTAGGGTTAAG ttttttgtaaGCGACCCCAGCCGACTGCAGGAGGAGTTCACACGCTACCAGTTCTATCTGCAGATCAAGCGCCACATTCTACTGGGCAAGCTGCCCTGCTCCAGCAACACCCAGTGCCTGCTTGCCAGCTACACTGTGCAAT CCGAGTTGGGAGACTTTAACGCGTCAGAACACCAGCCGGGCTATCTGAGCGGGATGCAACTGCTCTGCGACCAGACAACGGAGGCGGAGCGGAAGGTTGGAGAACTGCACAAGTTGCACCGTGGGCAGCTGCCGGCGGACGCGGAGTACAACTACCTAGAGCACGCTAAGCGATTGGAGCTATACGGGATTGACCTGCACAGGGCCACCGACTCCAACGGCAAGGAGCTGCAGCTGGGCGTATCGGCCGTCGGACTGCTCGTCTTCCAGCATTCGTTGCGCGTGAACACCTTCTCGTGGAGCAAGATGGTCAAGGTGTCGTTCAAGCGTAAGGACTTCTTCATCCAGTTGCGCCGCGAGCCCAGCGAGAACTACGATACTTTGCTGGGCTTTGGGATGAGCAGCCACAAGCACGCCAAGGCGCTGTGGAAGTCCTGCGTGGAGCACCACAGCTTCTTCCGCCTAAAGCGACCACACCGCCTCTCGCGCTTCCTCAACATCAGTTTGGGTAGCAAGTTTTACTACTCTGGACGCACAGAGCTACAGGCAGTGCAGGAGTCCAAACAGCGTGGTCGCATTCACAAGGTATTTGTGCGCTCGCCGAGCAAGCGGCTTCTGGGAGCGGCCGGAGGTGTGGGAACGTCAGGCTCCTCGGGCGGTACTCCTATGCAGCAGCACAGCGGCTCCGAGAGCGCCAACTCCCACAACAACGGAAAGCCAGCCGGCGCAGGAACCATACTGACCATTACAAAGACAAGCCGTCCGCACGATAACAAGGTCACCTCCAAGGAGGCCGATTCCATGCCGCGCAAAGCGTGGGAGCAGCAGAGCGACGAGTATGACATTCAGCT CGACGTCGGGTTTATTGAACAGTGCACCCGGCGCTTCGAGTCTGCATCCCCGTCGCCCATGCCGCCCGCCTACAGCTCCGGCCAACACAGTCCACTTCTATTGCCAACAACCATAGCGGACGCCGTGGGTCATCAGCAGCCTGAAAGCGGCAGCGACCTCATCACCATTCGCTTGCAGGCCGACGAGCAGGGACGCTATGGTTTCAACGTGAAGGGTGGAGTGGATTTGAGCCTGCCCGTTCAGGTGTCAAAAGTGGTACCCCATACGCCCGCCGATCGTTGCACTCCGCGCGTCTGCGAGGGCGACGAGGTACTCATGATTAATGGCCGGGATGTGCACGGCCTGCGTCACGATCAGGTAGTGGCCATGATTCGTGATTGTCGTCATCAAGCCAGCGGCGAATTGCTACTGACGGTGCGGCCTCAGCGTTCGGCCCCTCTGCTCCTTGAGGAGGAGCCGTTGTACCAGTACGTCCCGGAAAGCGATGAGATCGGATCACACTCTAATCTGCTCGATGGGGATGCTTTGTTTACCCAgagcctgctgctgctcagcGATGGCTTGGCCTCGGGCGCCCTGTTGGCGCAGTACGAGCTCATGTACAGGAAGAACCCGGATCTGGCCATCACTGAGGCTCGGAAGCCGGCGAACGCGCCCAAGAACCGATATCGAGACATATCGCCAT ATGACTGCACCCGGGTATCTCTGGTCAACTCGCTCACAGGCGACTACATCAACGCCAACTACGTAAACATGGAGATTCCCGGCGGAGCGGTAAACCGATATATTGCCACCCAGGGACCTCTGGCCAGCACCACGACGGACTTTTGGCGCATGGTACAGCAAGAGAGCAGTCATCTCCTGGTGATGCTAACGACCGTAATGGAGTCGGGTCGCCAGAAATGCCACCAGTATTGGCCGGTGACCGGTGAGGAGCTTCAGCTGGCGGAGGGATTCTCGGTGCGATGCCTCAGCGAGAAACCGGACGAGACGGGTAGCTTCGTCTTCCGCGAGTTTGTTCTGAAGGACAAGCACGAGCAGCGACACATCCACCACATGCAGTACTTGGCCTGGCCAGATCACTGTGTGCCCTCCGATCCTAACCTTTTCCTAGAGTTTACGGAGCGGGTGCGCGCCGCTCGAAACCGCACGCTCCTTCAGGAGATCGAGGAGAGTCTGAAGCAGGTGCGCCTGATGGATGCCGATGCGGATGCCGACGAGAACGGCGGACTGATGCGCGAGCGCAAGTGCGCGGCCAGCAACGGAGCCACTCCGGAGGACGAGACGCCGGTCTCGACAAGCGTGCATCA GTGCATCAGTGCAGCCAATCCACCTGTGATTGTCCACTGCTCGGCGGGAATAGGACGTACTGGAGTGCTCATACTGATGGACACTGCGCTGGCATTGATGGAGGCTCGAGAGCCAGTGTATCCGTTGGACATTGTGCGCACCATGCGCGATCAGCGTGCCTGCATGGTGCAGAATGTG AGCCAGTACCGCTTCGTGTGCGAGTGCATCTGCGCCGCCTACATGAAGATCTCACGCAGCAGTGCGGCCATTAACGACGACGAGGATTAG
- the LOC6610178 gene encoding LOW QUALITY PROTEIN: zinc finger protein 346 (The sequence of the model RefSeq protein was modified relative to this genomic sequence to represent the inferred CDS: inserted 1 base in 1 codon), translating to MSSTGSLRGFHIPHLATGETPRIRVDRACIESHPTPEISTSNRLVAPGERTDKKNNGSIRTHMKRKAKCMKKDSLEADGELVLFPXRDESYPEELNRLIGPLNCQLCKVQMTSRKRARDHYESKAHDRHISAWLAKNYTEVGLEAPPVKRLAKQGPTGPNAFHCDLCDLDLTSSMHARQHYLGRKHMRVEQGVAKPSGARNCDTSYGRHGIRSLFPKTEGLTKDSPTDVLLSENSAIKRTCNLCKIMVTSAAQMQAHLVGARHQKNFRTSGQDHDQSEDVRLPEAPTSETKKLDAAEQLALYRTPMGQYYCQTCDMMMNHETILQQHFIGKKHLKRVKNLSQTEKNV from the exons ATGAGCTCCACCGGGTCCCTTAGAGGCTTCCACATTCCGCACCTTGCAACGGGAGAGACTCCCAGAATTCGTGTGGATAGAGCCTGTATCGAATCTCATCCAACCCCAGAAATTTCGACCAGTAACAGGCTGGTGGCACCTGGTGAGCGGACGGACAAGAAAAATAATGGGTCCATCAGGACCCACATGAAACGGAAGGCTAAGTGCATGAAGAAGGATTCGTTGGAGGCTGACGGCGAATTGGTCTTGTTTC GACGCGACGAGAGCTATCCGGAGGAGTTGAACAGGCTTATTGGACCACTGAACTGTCAGCTGTGTAAGGTGCAGATGACCTCGAGAAAGCGCGCCCGGGATCACTACGAATCGAAGGCCCACGACCGACACATCAGCGCCTGGCTGGCCAAGAATTACACGGAGGTGGGTCTGGAGGCACCTCCAGTGAAGCGGCTGGCCAAGCAAGGACCAACCGGCCCAAACGCCTTTCACTGCGACCTGTGCGACCTGGACCTCACCTCCTCGATGCACGCCCGCCAGCACTACTTGGGTCGAAAGCACATGCGTGTGGAGCAGGGCGTCGCGAAGCCCTCCGGAGCCAGGAACTGCGATACGTCGTATGGTCGTCACGGCATAAGGAGTCTGTTCCCCAAGACGGAGGGCTTAACCAAAGATTCCCCTACGGACGTATTACTATCAGAGAACAGCGCGATCAAGCGCACCTGCAACCTGTGCAAAATAATGGTCACCTCTGCTGCACAAATGCAGGCCCACTTGGTTGGAGCCAGGCACCAAAAGAACTTTAGAACCTCTGGGCAGGATCACGATCAGTCGGAAGATGTTCGTCTTCCGGAGGCGCCGACCTCTGAAACGAAGAAATTGGATGCCGCGGAACAACTGGCCTTGTATCGCACTCCAATGGGTCAGTACTACTGCCAGACCTGCGACATGATGATGAACCATGAGACCATCTTGCAACAGCACTTTATTGGCAAGAAGCACCTGAAAAGGGTTAAAAATCTTTCCCAAACTGAGAAGAACGTGTAA
- the LOC6610179 gene encoding RING-box protein 1B, translating to MAEEMEVEETEDFHDMDFNDEEPSCSGGAGQARTERFVVKKWVAHAMWGWDVAVDNCAICRNHIMNLCIECQADPNANQDECTVAWGECNHAFHYHCIARWLKTRLVCPLDNKEWVYQKYGR from the coding sequence ATGGCCGAAGAGATGGAGGTTGAGGAGACGGAGGACTTCCACGACATGGACTTCAATGACGAAGAGCCATCCTGTAGTGGAGGAGCTGGCCAAGCCAGGACGGAGCGCTTTGTGGTGAAGAAGTGGGTTGCGCACGCCATGTGGGGATGGGACGTAGCAGTGGACAACTGTGCCATCTGCCGTAACCACATCATGAACCTGTGCATCGAGTGCCAGGCGGACCCGAATGCAAACCAAGACGAGTGCACTGTGGCTTGGGGCGAGTGCAACCACGCTTTCCATTACCACTGCATCGCGCGCTGGTTGAAAACGCGCCTGGTCTGTCCGCTGGACAACAAGGAGTGGGTCTACCAGAAGTACGGCCGCTAG
- the LOC6610180 gene encoding cell division cycle 5-like protein yields the protein MPRIMIKGGVWRNTEDEILKAAVMKYGKNQWSRIASLLHRKSAKQCKARWYEWLDPSIKKTEWSREEDEKLLHLAKLMPTQWRTIAPIIGRTAAQCLERYEYLLDQAQRKEDGEDTMDDPRKLKPGEIDPNPETKPARPDPKDMDEDELEMLSEARARLANTQGKKAKRKAREKQLEEARRLATLQKRRELRAAGIGSGNRKRIKGIDYNAEIPFEKRPAHGFYDTSEEHLQKIEPDFNKMRQQDLDGELRSEKEERERKRDKQKLKQRKENEVPTAMLQNMEPERKRSKLVLPTPQISDMELQQVVKLGRASEMAKEIAGESGIETTDALLADYSITPQVAATPRTPAPYTDRIMQEAQNMMALTHTETPLKGGLNTPLHESDFSGVLPKAASIATPNTVIATPFRTQREGGAATPGGFQTPSSGALVPVKGSGGATGAVNTPAFVRDKLSINPEESMGVTETPAHYKNYQKQLKSTLRDGLSTLPAPRNDYEIVVPEQEESERIETSSEPAVEDQADVDARLLAEQEARRKRELEKRSQVIQRCLPRPTEVNTKILRPQSEKQNLTEQQQAEELIKHEMITMQLYDSVKDPVPGQSQHKLEQLQSYFKANPYEDISQQELAKAKQMLTEEMEVVKERMAHGELPLDVYAQVWQECLGQVLYLPSQHRYTRANLASKKDRLESAEKRLETNRRHMAKEAKRCGKIEKKLKILTGGYQARAQVLIKQLQDTYGQIEQNSVSLSTFRFLGEQEAIAVPRRLESLQEDVRRQMDREKELQQKYASLVEERDSLYSQIEHITGVRPTAHQLLPDQEA from the exons ATGCCGCGAATAATGATCAAGGGCGGCGTGTGGCGCAACACGGAG GATGAAATCCTAAAAGCTGCGGTTATGAAATATGGCAAGAACCAGTGGAGTCGTATTGCCTCCCTCCTGCACAGGAAGTCCGCTAAGCAGTGCAAGGCCAGGTGGTACGAGTGGCTGGATCCGAGCATCAAGAAGACCGAGTGGTCCCGCGAGGAGGACGAGAAACTGCTCCACTTGGCCAAGCTGATGCCGACGCAGTGGCGCACCATAGCCCCGATCATCGGGCGGACGGCAGCCCAGTGCCTGGAGCGCTATGAGTACTTGCT AGACCAGGCCCAACGCAAAGAGGATGGCGAGGACACGATGGACGATCCTCGCAAGTTAAAGCCCGGAGAGATTGACCCCAATCCAGAGACCAAGCCGGCGCGACCCGATCCCAAGGACATGGACGAGGACGAGCTGGAAATGCTGTCCGAGGCACGCGCCCGCTTGGCCAACACGCAGGGCAAGAAAGCCAAGCGCAAGGCTCGCGAAAAGCAACTGGAGGAAGCCCGCCGCCTGGCCACTCTCCAAAAGCGGCGTGAGCTTCGTGCCGCCGGCATTGGCAGCGGAAATCGCAAGCGGATCAAGGGAATAGACTACAACGCCGAGATTCCTTTCGAAAAGCGTCCTGCCCACGGATTCTACGACACTTCCGAGGAGCACTTGCAGAAAATTGAACCCGACTTCAACAAGATGCGGCAGCAGGACCTAGATGGAGAACTCCGCTCAGAGAAGGAGGAACGCGAACGCAAGCGGGACAAGCAGAAGCTGAAGCAGCGCAAGGAGAATGAAGTGCCCACCGCAATGCTGCAAAACATGGAGCCCGAGCGAAAGCGCTCCAAACTAGTCCTGCCTACGCCGCAGATTTCCGACATGGAACTACAGCAGGTAGTCAAGCTGGGACGCGCCAGTGAGATGGCAAAGGAAATTGCCGGCGAGAGCGGCATAGAGACGACGGATGCTTTGCTAGCCGACTACTCCATTACACCCCAGGTTGCAGCCACTCCACGTACTCCGGCTCCGTACACCGATCGCATCATGCAGGAGGCCCAAAACATGATGGCCCTCACCCACACAGAGACGCCACTCAAAGGCGGCCTGAACACACCGCTGCACGAGTCAGACTTCTCCGGCGTGCTGCCCAAGGCGGCCTCCATCGCCACGCCTAACACAGTAATTGCCACGCCGTTTAGAACCCAACGCGAGGGCGGAGCAGCCACTCCCGGCGGATTCCAAACGCCCTCCTCCGGTGCCCTAGTTCCCGTAAAGGGGTCAGGAGGGGCTACGGGTGCCGTCAACACACCTGCCTTCGTGAGGGACAAGCTAAGTATCAATCCCGAGGAGAGTATGGGCGTCACCGAGACCCCAGCACATTACAAAAACTACCAAAAGCAACTAAAGTCTACACTGCGTGACGGACTCTCCACGCTGCCCGCTCCACGGAATGACTACGAGATCGTGGTGCCCGAGCAGGAGGAAAGCGAGCGCATCGAGACCAGCTCAGAACCCGCCGTCGAGGATCAGGCGGATGTCGACGCCAGGTTATTGGCGGAACAAGAGGCGCGACGAAAGCGGGAGTTAGAGAAGCGCTCCCAGGTTATTCAGCGTTGTCTTCCGCGACCCACTGAAGTGAACACCAAGATTCTGCGACCGCAGTCCGAGAAACAGAATCTTACGGAACAGCAGCAGGCCGAAGAACTGATTAAACACGAAATGATCACCATGCAGC TGTACGACTCGGTCAAGGATCCCGTGCCCGGTCAGTCGCAGCACAAGTTGGAACAGCTACAAAGCTACTTTAAGGCCAATCCCTACGAGGACATCTCGCAGCAAGAGTTGGCGAAGGCCAAGCAAATGCTCACAGAGGAAATGGAAGTGGTGAAGGAGCGCATGGCGCATGGCGAACTGCCCCTAGACGTTTATGCCCAGGTGTGGCAGGAGTGCCTCGGCCAGGTACTTTACCTACCCTCCCAACATCGCTACACACGCGCCAATCTGGCCAGCAAAAAGGATCGATTAGAGTCTGCCGAGAAACGGCTGGAGACAAATCGCCGCCACATGGCCAAGGAAGCCAAGCGCTGCGGCAAGATCGAGAAGAAGTTGAAGATTCTCACCGGCGGCTACCAGGCGCGTGCCCAGGTGCTGATTAAGCAGCTTCAGGACACGTACGGCCAGATTGAGCAGAACTCTGTCTCACTCTCGACATTCCGCTTTTTGGGCGAACAGGAGGCCATCGCTGTGCCTCGGCGACTGGAATCGCTGCAAGAGGACGTGCGTCGCCAGATGGACCGCGAGAAGGAGCTGCAACAAAAGTACGCTAGCTTAGTAGAGGAGCGCGATTCGCTTTACTCACAAATCGAACATATAACTGGCGTTAGGCCCACGGCCCACCAACTCCTGCCCGACCAGGAAGCGTAA